The following coding sequences are from one Deinococcus cellulosilyticus NBRC 106333 = KACC 11606 window:
- a CDS encoding catalase: protein MSDQNRKDPVINPQSQDQTLTTRQGHPVSDNQNLRTVGDRGPTTLENYHFLEKITHFDRERIPERVVHARGAGAHGYFEAYGKVGDEPVSKYTRAKLFQEPGKRTPVFVRFSTVIHGNHSPETLRDPRGFAVKFYTEDGNWDLVGNNLKIFFIRDAMKFPDLVHAFKPDPITNIQDPERIFDFISQTPEATHMITFLFSPWGIPANYREMQGSGVNTYKWVNKDGQAVLVKYHWEPKQGIRNLTADEASQIQGKNFSHATQDLYEAIERGEFPEWELCVQIMSDDDHPELDFDPLDPTKLWPQEQFPFLPVGRMVLDRNPVDYHAEVEQVAFGTGVLVDGLDFSDDKLLQGRTFSYSDTQRYRVGSNYLQLPVNAAKTHVATNQRGGQMAYHVDLPEGQNPHVNYEPSTLGGLKEAQPAGKPYTPRIEGNLVQQKIARTNDFAQAGETYRRHNDVERNDLISNLVSALKDCAPQIQQQMVKHFTLADEDYGRRVAEGLEMDFMSFKESLAQGVRQAEEKSVEGEVY, encoded by the coding sequence ATGAGCGACCAGAACAGGAAAGATCCGGTCATCAACCCCCAATCCCAGGACCAGACCCTGACCACACGCCAGGGGCATCCGGTGTCCGACAACCAGAACCTGCGCACGGTGGGCGACAGAGGCCCCACCACGCTGGAGAACTACCACTTTCTGGAGAAGATCACGCACTTTGACCGGGAGCGCATTCCCGAGCGTGTGGTGCATGCCAGAGGGGCAGGTGCACACGGTTACTTCGAGGCCTACGGCAAGGTGGGAGATGAACCTGTCTCGAAGTACACCCGTGCGAAGCTCTTTCAGGAGCCCGGAAAGCGCACCCCTGTCTTTGTGCGTTTCTCAACAGTGATTCACGGGAACCACTCCCCTGAGACCCTGCGTGACCCCCGTGGTTTTGCGGTGAAGTTCTACACCGAGGATGGCAACTGGGACCTGGTGGGGAACAACCTCAAGATCTTCTTCATCCGGGATGCCATGAAGTTCCCTGATCTGGTGCATGCCTTCAAGCCTGATCCCATCACCAACATCCAGGACCCTGAGCGCATTTTCGATTTCATCTCCCAGACCCCCGAGGCCACCCACATGATCACCTTCCTGTTTTCGCCGTGGGGCATTCCTGCCAACTACCGGGAAATGCAGGGCAGTGGTGTGAACACCTACAAGTGGGTCAACAAGGACGGTCAGGCGGTGCTGGTCAAATACCACTGGGAGCCAAAGCAGGGCATCCGCAACCTGACGGCAGATGAAGCCTCCCAGATTCAGGGCAAGAACTTCAGCCATGCCACCCAGGACCTGTACGAGGCCATCGAGCGCGGCGAATTCCCCGAGTGGGAACTGTGCGTGCAGATCATGAGCGACGATGACCACCCAGAGCTGGATTTCGATCCCCTCGACCCGACCAAACTCTGGCCCCAGGAGCAGTTCCCCTTCCTGCCTGTGGGCCGCATGGTGCTGGACCGCAACCCTGTGGATTACCACGCAGAGGTGGAACAGGTGGCTTTCGGAACAGGGGTGCTGGTGGACGGTCTGGATTTCTCGGATGACAAGCTGCTGCAGGGGCGCACCTTCTCCTACTCGGACACGCAGCGTTACCGGGTGGGCAGCAATTACCTGCAACTCCCTGTGAATGCCGCGAAAACCCATGTGGCGACCAACCAGAGGGGTGGACAGATGGCCTACCATGTGGACCTCCCAGAAGGCCAGAACCCCCATGTGAATTACGAGCCTTCCACTCTGGGTGGATTGAAAGAAGCGCAACCTGCAGGCAAACCCTACACCCCTCGCATTGAGGGAAATCTGGTGCAACAGAAAATTGCCCGCACCAACGATTTTGCCCAGGCCGGAGAGACCTACCGCCGACACAACGATGTGGAACGCAACGACCTGATCTCCAATCTGGTCAGTGCCCTCAAAGACTGTGCTCCCCAGATCCAGCAGCAGATGGTCAAGCATTTCACCCTCGCAGATGAAGACTATGGTCGCCGCGTTGCCGAAGGTCTGGAAATGGACTTCATGAGCTTCAAGGAAAGTCTGGCCCAGGGGGTCAGGCAGGCTGAGGAGAAAAGCGTGGAAGGGGAAGTGTACTGA
- a CDS encoding anti-sigma factor domain-containing protein, whose product MTVLTRRKSTAVLPWIIGGILLLGTGAWFGVPYIMNTVGNPEQKETRTIESWLAASATMLPLENAEGAQFASLLKKADGQALLVLNQQAEDGKAYQAWKVKGDDITSLGVVGLRTLQMDTTGLDAVLVSLEPQSGSDAPTQILGDVQLK is encoded by the coding sequence ATGACGGTACTGACAAGACGCAAATCAACAGCGGTTCTCCCCTGGATCATTGGCGGCATTCTGCTGCTGGGCACCGGAGCCTGGTTCGGTGTGCCCTACATCATGAACACCGTAGGCAACCCTGAGCAGAAAGAAACCCGCACCATCGAAAGCTGGCTGGCCGCGAGTGCCACCATGCTCCCCCTGGAAAACGCCGAAGGAGCCCAGTTTGCCTCCCTGCTCAAAAAAGCAGATGGTCAGGCCCTGCTGGTCCTCAACCAGCAGGCAGAAGACGGGAAAGCTTATCAGGCCTGGAAAGTCAAAGGGGATGACATCACCTCCCTGGGCGTGGTGGGCCTGCGCACCCTGCAGATGGACACCACAGGCCTGGACGCCGTTCTGGTCTCCCTGGAACCCCAAAGTGGCAGTGACGCCCCGACACAGATTCTGGGGGATGTGCAGTTGAAGTAA